The following coding sequences are from one Centroberyx gerrardi isolate f3 unplaced genomic scaffold, fCenGer3.hap1.cur.20231027 Scaffold_155, whole genome shotgun sequence window:
- the LOC139911216 gene encoding beta-crystallin B1, with product MSQTAKSASSQGTDAKDKGAPAPAATSKATSKTGEPGMGSFRIMLFDQENFQGRMMEIQNECMNVCDRGMDRVRSIIVECGPFVAFEQTNFRGEMFILEKGEYPRWDTWSNSYRSDCLMSLRPIRMDSLEHKICLFELSDFKGNKMEIQEDDVPTLWAHGFTDRVGSVRVPGGVWVGYQYPGYRGYQYLFECGDYRHYNEFCAFQPQIQSMRRVRDMQFHQRGCFTFTAASK from the exons ATGTCTCAGACTGCCAAGTCCGCCTCCAGCCAGGGCACTGATGCCAAGGACAAGGGAGCCCCTGCCCCCGCTGCCACCAGCAAGGCCACCAGCAAGACCGGAGAGCCTGGCATGGGATCCTTCAGA ATCATGCTGTTCGACCAGGAGAACTTCCAGGGCAGGATGATGGAGATCCAGAATGAGTGTATGAACGTGTGTGACCGTGGCATGGATAGAGTGCGTAGTATCATTGTGGAGTGCGGCCC CTTTGTTGCCTTTGAGCAGACTAACTTCCGTGGGGAGATGTTCATCCTGGAGAAGGGAGAGTATCCTCGCTGGGATACCTGGAGCAACTCCTACCGCAGCGACTGCCTCATGTCCCTCAGGCCCATCCGCATG gaCAGCTTGGAGCACAAGATCTGCCTGTTTGAGCTCTCCGACTTCAAGGGCAACAAGATGGAGATCCAGGAGGATGACGTGCCCACCCTCTGGGCGCATGGCTTCACCGACAGAGTGGGCAGCGTGAGGGTGCCAGGAGGagt GTGGGTGGGTTACCAGTACCCTGGATACAGAGGCTACCAGTACCTGTTCGAGTGCGGTGACTACAGACACTACAACGAGTTCTGCGCCTTCCAGCCCCAGATCCAGTCCATGCGTCGTGTCAGGGACATGCAGTTCCACCAGAGAGGATGCTTCACCTTCACCGCTGCTAGCAAGTGA
- the LOC139911170 gene encoding short-chain specific acyl-CoA dehydrogenase, mitochondrial has product MAAIFKARKALGLCLSGCRSLTQLAELPEMHQMLRQTCRDYADRELTPIAGKLDKEHSYPAKQVQELGAMGVMAMEVPEELGGAGMDYLAYSLAVEEISRGCASTGVVVSVNNSLYIGPILKFGTEEQKKQWITPFTTGEKVGCFALSEPGNGSDAGAASTVARQEGDEWVLNGTKAWITNSWDASATVVFATTDKTLKHKGISAFLVPMPHPGLSLGKKEDKLGIRASSTANIILEDCRIPLGNMLGPRGAGFKIAMQTLDSGRIGIAGQALGIAQAALDCAADYAHKRTAFGAPIGKMQAIQFKLADMALAIESARLLTWKAALLRDSKKPFTKEAAMAKLAASEAATYCSHQSIQVLGGMGYVTDMPAERHYRDARITEIYEGTSEIQRLVIAGQLLKEYQP; this is encoded by the exons ATGGCTGCAATTTTCAAAGCAAGGAAAG cccTCGGCTTGTGTCTTAGCGGCTGTCGAAGTCTGACCCAGCTAGCAGAGTTACCAGAGATGCATCAGATGCTGAGACAGACCTGCAGAGATTATGCAGACAGAGAACTAACTCCTATTGCTGGTAAACTAGACAAGGAGCATTCTTACCCTGCcaaacag GTTCAGGAGCTGGGTGCCATGGGTGTGATGGCCATGGAAGTACCAGAGGAGCTCGGGGGAGCTGGGATGGACTATCTGGCGTACAGTCTGGCTGTGGAGGAAATAAGCAGAGGCTGCGCCAGCACTGGAGTGGTGGTCTCGGTTAACAAT TCTCTGTACATCGGACCAATATTGAAGTTTGGTAcggaagaacaaaaaaaacagtggatCACTCCCTTTACCACGGGAGAGAAAGTGGGCTGTTTTGCACTCAGTGAgccag GTAATGGCAGTGATGCGGGTGCAGCCTCCACCGTGGCACGTCAGGAGGGAGATGAGTGGGTGCTGAATGGAACCAAAGCTTGGATCACCAACAGCTGGGACGCCTCTGCCACCGTTGTGTTTGCCACCACCGACaagacactcaaacacaag GGCATCAGTGCATTCCTTGTCCCCATGCCGCACCCGGGTCTTTCACTGGGGAAGAAGGAAGATAAGCTGGGCATCAGAGCCTCGTCCACTGCCAACATCATCCTGGAGGACTGCAGGATACCACTTGGCAACATGCTGGGCCCTCGCGGTGCCGGATTCAAAATTGCCATG CAAACCCTGGACAGTGGCCGTATAGGCATTGCAGGCCAGGCGCTCGGTATCGCTCAGGCCGCTCTGGACTGCGCTGCAGACTACGCACACAAACGCACCGCATTCGGAGCCCCCATTGGCAAGATGCAGGCCATACAG TTCAAACTGGCCGACATGGCTCTGGCAATCGAGAGCGCTCGTCTGCTTACCTGGAAGGCTGCACTTCTACGAGATTCCAAGAAACCCTTCACTAAG GAAGCAGCCATGGCTAAACTAGCAGCATCTGAGGCCGCCACATACTGCTCACATCAG TCGATCCAAGTTCTGGGAGGAATGGGTTACGTGACGGACATGCCGGCGGAGAGGCACTACCGCGACGCTCGCATCACGGAGATCTACGAGGGCACCAGCGAAATCCAGAGACTGGTCATTGCCGGCCAGCTATTGAAGGAATACCAACCATAG